A DNA window from Vagococcus penaei contains the following coding sequences:
- a CDS encoding alpha/beta hydrolase → MKLDKYYTKIHGVDVGATIFLAPNRALADTQPTLFYFHGGGLIYGSRLDLPQTYLNQLQAAGFDLIALDYPLIPECHLDTILNCLISGINWGLDELQTLTYKKKNNYLLFGRSAGAYLALLLSSSLYQERLDRKPCGVISFYGYYSLLDRGLLSPSYYYQQYPTLPDQMILPLIKKEPITSAPIEQRFPLYLAYRQTGKWVTNILGPNLNATDFSLTDDQLVTLPPVFIAASTGDQDVPFHYSKELHDKLPNSQFYQVNQLPHDFDRDTTNPVGKDAYQAMINWINTHVS, encoded by the coding sequence ATGAAATTAGATAAATATTATACAAAAATTCACGGTGTCGATGTTGGTGCAACAATCTTTTTAGCACCTAATCGAGCGCTTGCTGATACACAGCCAACACTGTTTTATTTCCATGGTGGTGGTCTAATTTATGGTAGTCGTCTTGATTTACCACAAACTTACTTAAATCAATTACAAGCTGCTGGATTTGACTTAATTGCACTTGATTATCCTCTGATCCCAGAATGTCACTTAGATACCATTTTAAACTGTCTTATTTCTGGAATTAATTGGGGATTAGATGAACTGCAAACTCTGACATATAAGAAAAAAAACAACTATCTATTATTCGGTCGTTCAGCCGGTGCTTATTTAGCCCTCCTACTAAGTAGTTCACTCTATCAAGAACGACTTGATAGAAAACCATGTGGTGTTATTTCTTTTTACGGTTACTATTCATTATTAGATCGTGGCTTACTGTCACCAAGTTACTATTACCAGCAATATCCTACCTTACCTGATCAAATGATTTTACCATTAATTAAAAAAGAGCCCATCACTTCAGCTCCAATAGAGCAACGATTTCCACTTTATTTAGCTTATCGACAAACTGGAAAATGGGTGACTAATATTTTAGGTCCCAATTTAAATGCTACTGATTTTAGTTTAACTGATGACCAATTGGTAACACTTCCACCAGTATTTATTGCTGCCAGTACTGGTGATCAAGACGTCCCATTCCATTATTCAAAAGAACTTCACGATAAATTGCCAAACAGTCAATTTTATCAAGTGAATCAATTACCACATGATTTTGATCGAGATACGACTAACCCTGTTGGAAAAGATGCCTATCAAGCAATGATTAATTGGATAAATACACATGTATCATAA
- a CDS encoding PucR family transcriptional regulator, with the protein MKTLKTILSIPRFSDLRLLTTNTLNDTIVTNVEITETPDIAKFVSSHTLILTTAMYYKSKINELTFLIDSLINVNCSGICIKTGRFINKIPQDIIDYAAEKGLPIIEIPSTKPLGGILKDLSSYLNNSKEAEISYALDVQKQFSTLLLNDAPLRNVIKELGKALQTPILLVNPFMEPVALSDNWKQPDLKPNEIITQLIRHHSFNYEKNTEAILSGNNSDRIETDVYVIKSHTYYPYYLIVLSPEKIPYPASEFAIEQGLMVLSFTLLKNDKLYHAEKLRKSDYFATLIERQKKNDFDEKLWLTYETNFNLEFSKFYQVIYVKVEQKNLELPTSKKLEEKRKLAYEWLDAKVEPYLPKSIVFLDRAKNGTLILIQQPVEESKLISILTTLNQELKLKTGISLLFSCGRAYSHLDDLSKSLTEAEIVMKDAITKGTNNNITIYQPKGLHLLLDSIDKDEANYFCLDTLKTLTHPQSEMTMELRRTLKCFLENQCEFTKTANKLFIHRNTVKYRIDNIEEIIGEKIDTPENSFKLRLAIELSELD; encoded by the coding sequence ATGAAAACATTAAAAACCATCTTATCAATTCCAAGATTTTCAGATTTGCGCTTATTAACAACTAATACTCTTAACGATACTATTGTGACAAATGTAGAAATCACTGAAACCCCTGATATTGCTAAATTTGTTTCTAGCCATACACTTATACTAACAACCGCAATGTATTACAAATCGAAAATTAATGAACTCACTTTTTTAATCGACTCATTAATCAATGTAAATTGTTCTGGTATCTGTATTAAAACTGGTCGTTTTATTAATAAAATACCCCAAGATATTATTGATTATGCTGCTGAAAAAGGATTGCCAATAATTGAAATCCCCTCAACTAAACCGTTGGGTGGTATTTTAAAAGACTTAAGTAGTTACTTAAACAATTCTAAAGAAGCCGAAATTAGTTACGCTCTGGATGTCCAAAAACAGTTCTCAACACTTTTATTAAATGATGCACCTTTACGGAATGTCATTAAAGAGCTTGGCAAAGCATTGCAGACACCTATTTTACTTGTCAATCCATTTATGGAACCAGTCGCGTTATCTGATAATTGGAAACAACCTGATTTAAAACCAAATGAAATTATTACTCAGTTAATTCGCCACCACTCATTTAACTATGAAAAAAATACTGAAGCTATTTTATCTGGAAATAATTCAGATCGAATTGAAACAGATGTTTATGTTATAAAGAGTCATACCTATTATCCATACTATTTAATTGTTTTGTCACCTGAAAAAATTCCTTATCCAGCATCTGAATTTGCAATTGAACAAGGATTAATGGTTCTTAGCTTCACACTCTTAAAAAACGATAAATTATATCATGCCGAAAAATTAAGAAAAAGTGATTATTTTGCGACTCTAATTGAACGTCAAAAAAAGAATGACTTTGACGAAAAGCTATGGTTAACCTATGAAACTAATTTCAATTTGGAGTTTTCTAAATTTTATCAGGTTATCTATGTAAAAGTAGAACAGAAAAATCTTGAATTACCGACCTCTAAAAAATTAGAGGAAAAAAGAAAATTAGCGTATGAATGGTTGGACGCTAAAGTCGAGCCTTATCTTCCAAAATCAATTGTATTTTTGGATAGAGCTAAAAATGGGACGCTTATTTTGATACAACAACCTGTCGAAGAAAGTAAATTAATCAGTATTCTGACAACACTTAATCAAGAGCTAAAATTAAAAACGGGAATTTCATTGCTTTTCAGCTGTGGTCGAGCCTATTCACATCTTGATGACCTATCAAAATCATTAACGGAAGCTGAAATCGTGATGAAAGATGCTATTACTAAAGGGACCAATAATAACATTACTATTTATCAACCAAAAGGTCTTCATTTATTATTAGATAGTATCGATAAAGACGAAGCCAATTATTTTTGTCTAGATACCTTAAAAACACTAACACATCCACAATCTGAAATGACCATGGAATTACGTAGAACATTAAAATGCTTTTTAGAAAACCAATGTGAATTCACAAAAACGGCAAATAAATTATTTATTCATCGAAATACCGTCAAATATCGAATTGATAATATTGAAGAAATTATTGGTGAAAAGATTGATACGCCAGAAAATAGTTTTAAATTACGTCTAGCTATTGAATTATCAGAATTAGATTAA